AGACGATCAGGCTGGCCCCCGCCAGGATGGTGGTGGCGACCCCCAGGCGCATGATGACGCTGGCCGCATTGACAAAGATGCCGGTGCCCAGCTCGCCCTGGATGGTGACCTTCTCATGGTCGTCGATCTTCTGGTTGAGCCCGGCCAGATAGCGCACCTCCTGGTTGGTGGCGCGGATCTCCCGGACGTTTTCCAACGCCTCCTGGATGCCGTCGGAGACACGGATTGCGGCCTGTTTCGTCCGCTCCGAGGCCCGGGCGGAGATCTTCCGGGTGCCGAACAGCAGGCCGAAGGCCACCGGCACCCCCCACAGGCAGGCGATAGTCAGCCGCCAGTCATATACCAGCAGGCAAACCGCGATAATGGCCGTGGAGATGTAGGCGCCGTACAGGTATCCCAGCACATGGGACCAGACGTGCTCCATGCGGTTCACATCGCCCATGAGGGTCTCGGTCAGGTCCGCCAGATCCCGCTTGCCGAAGTAGCCCAAGGGCAGCTTGCGCAGCCGCTCCGCCAGGCTGAGGCGGGTGGACTTCACCTCGTTGTAGACCAGGCCGTAAGTGGCGTGGTACTGCTGCAGGTGGGTCACAAAGGACAGAATGACGAACGCGATTACCAGCCCAAGAAAGAGCGCCGGGCCGGGCAGCGGCGCTCCGTCCGTCAGGGTTCCCATCAGGCCGTACATCAACAGGTACAGGATGCCCATGCCGTCCATGACGACCAGATTGACAATGACCGTCCAGAAAGCGCCCTTTTTGGCGTTTTTCACGCCCTGGTCGGTGAGGGCGTATTTGCGCTGAAAGTTTTTGCCGAACATCTTCTTCACCCCTCTCTCACTGTTCGCTGGTGATCTTCCACTGGACCGCCTGGTTGTAATCCGCCCACATCCGGGCATAGAGGCCGCCGGCGGCGGTCAGCTCCTGATGGGAGCCCTGCTCCGCAATGCGGCCCTCCTCCAACACGAGAATTTTGTCCGCGCCCACGACGGTGGACAGGCGGTGGGCGATCATGATAACGGTGCGGCCCCGGGTCAGCTCAGAGAACGCCTTTTGGATCAATGCTTCGTTCTCGGGGTCCGCGAAGGCGGTGGCTTCATCCAGGACCACGATGGGCGCATCCTTTAAGATGGCCCGGGCCAGGGCGATGCGCTGCTGCTCGCCGCCGGAGAGGTAGGTCCCCTCGGAGCCGATCAGGGTGTCCATGCCCTGGGGCAGCTTCTCCAGAATGTCCCCGCACTGGGCGGCCATCAGCGCCGCGCGCACCTGCTCTTGGGTGGCGTCTGGGCGGGCGGCCCGGACATTTTCAAAGATGGAGGCTTTGAACAGGCGGCTGTGCTGGAACACAAAGGCGATCTGGTCCATGAGCACATGGGGGTCGATCTGCCGCACATCCACGCCGCCCACCTTCACCGCGCCGGAGGCGGTGTCCCAGAACCGTGGGATCAGGCTGGCGGCGGTGGTCTTGCCGCCGCCGGAGGGCCCCACCAGGGCCACAGTCTGCCCCGGCTCCGCCGTGAAGGAGACATGGGAGAGGGCGGGGGTTTCCGCGCCGTCGTAGGTGAAGCTCACATCCTCAAATTCCACACGGCTGCTCTGGGGGGACTTGGGCTGCTCCGGCACTTTCAGCTCCGGGGCGCACATGACCTGGTCGATGCGGGCAAGCGCGGTGCTGGCCAGCATCATGCCCGATGCGGCGAACATGATCTTGGCAAGTGCCGTGGAGATGATGGCGGAGAACACCGCGTAAAAGGCGAAGTTTGTGACAAATCCTGTGAAGTCGCCGGCGGCCAGAGCCCCGGGCGCCAGGAACAGGGCCGCCGGTACCAGAAACACAAAGGCGCCCTCAGTGAAGGTCAGGTTGATGGATTGAGGTGTCCGGCAAATATCTGCCTGGTAGTGCTCGGCCTTGGTGCTGTAGTCCTCAATAGCCTCCTGGAACGCCTTGAAGGAGTAGACGGTCTGCTGGAAGATCTTGACTACAGGGATACCCCGGACGTACTCAGTGCCTGCTTTGGTAATGCGGTCCAGGGCCGCCTGATACTCTGCCAGAATCTTGGCGTTTTTGCCGCCCATCATGGAGAACATGGCCACAATGGAGATCACCGCAGCCAGCAGGCAGGCCGCCCCCATCCGCCAGTCAAAGACGAACATCATCACCAGCATGGCGATGAACAACGTGATGGTACCCACGATGTCCGCCAGGTTGTGGGCCAGCAGGGTCTCCGTGTCAGCCGCCGCCGCGTCCAGCCGCCCGCGGATGAGGCCGGAGGCGTTGGAGTCGAAAAAGCCCAGCGGGGCCTTCATCACATGGGCCACACCCTGCTTGCGGATATTGGACGCCGTGCGGAAGGCAGCCAGATGGGTACACATCAATCCCGCAAAATACAGGATGATGCCGGCCACCGCAAAGGCGAACGCCAGCCAACCGTATTGGGCGACGCTCTGCGCCTTCGTCCAGTCCGGCGCCACCGCGATCAGGTCCCGGGCTGCCAGCCAGATGCAGATGTAGGGTGCCATGCTCAGCAGCATGGACACCGCCGACAGGGCCAGGCCCAGAAAGGTCAGGCCCTTGTGGCTGCCTGCGTAGCCCAACAGGACGGCCACATCACTCTTTTTCTTCTGCTTCATAAAAAACCTCCCTCTCAAAGTTAGCTAAAACTAACTGTCATCCAAAAAGACAGGGGGCTATCCCCCCATCAATTTCAGCCATCCGGCGGTGTAGAAGTCCCGGAGCTGATCCACATCCCGCATCGCCTGGTCCCGGGGCATGTCGTGAACCACGATCTCAAAGATGCCATTGAACATCCCGCTGGCGATGATATGGCACAGGGATTTGTCCAGCACCGGGATGTCCCGGCCCAGGCGGCGGAGTACCTCCATGTACCGTTGGGTGTATTCCACCTCTGCCTCCACCATGTTGTGGACGAAGTGCTCATAGCTGGTGCCCTCCGCCCGGCACAGGAGCAGCTTGACCGGCTCCCGGTGGGCACAGATGTAATCCACCATCCAGTGGACACAGCCAGAAGACTCCACGCCCATGTGCTCCGGCTGCTGCTCCTCAGGCAGCTCGGCGAAGGAGGTCTGGGCCGCCATGAACTTCCCCATGAGGGCGGCGGCATGGGGCTCCACGATAGAGGCGAACAGGGCCTCCTTGCTGGAAAAATAGCCGTAGAAGGCGCCGGTGGTCACCCCGGCATTCTTCACGATCTGCCGCAGGGAGGCCCCCTGGAAGCCTTTATCCAGGAATTCCGCCATAGCGGCCTCCTGAATTTTTTCCAATGTGGTAACAGATGTTTCTTCCACTGGAATCTCTCCTGTAACATCGTTATATAACGGTGTTATAATACAACCAGCCCCACAATTTGTCAAGGGGGGAAAGCCGAAAAAGCCCGGCGCAAGTGCGCCGGGCTTTTCGATCAAAATCTTTGCCCTGATTTGGGAAGGGGCAGAGCACGCATGCTGTGGAGGCTGACGCCCAGAGTGGACAGGTTGTGGAGCATGGCCGATGTGGCCGGCGGCAGCACACCCGCCGCGCCAAGGCCGATCAGCGCCCCGTTGAACCCGATGACGAATCGGTAGTTGGCTTGGATGCGGTTCATGAGGGCCATGGCCAGCTGTCGCAGCTGCACCAGCTCCCACAGGCTGTCGGCGGCGATGGTGATATCGGCGATCTCTCTGGCGATGGCCGCCCCGTCGCTGATGGCGATGCCTGCATCCGCTTCGGAGAGGGCAGGGGAATCGTTGATGCCGTCTCCCACCATGAGGACTGTGTGCCCCTCCCGCCGCAGGGCTGCCACATACTCCGCCTTGTCCGCCGGAAGCACCCCGGCCCGGAAGTCATCTACCCCCAGCTGGGCCGCAATGGCGGCGGCGGTGCGGGGGCTGTCCCCGGTGAGCATGA
This DNA window, taken from Dysosmobacter welbionis, encodes the following:
- a CDS encoding ABC transporter ATP-binding protein; amino-acid sequence: MKQKKKSDVAVLLGYAGSHKGLTFLGLALSAVSMLLSMAPYICIWLAARDLIAVAPDWTKAQSVAQYGWLAFAFAVAGIILYFAGLMCTHLAAFRTASNIRKQGVAHVMKAPLGFFDSNASGLIRGRLDAAAADTETLLAHNLADIVGTITLFIAMLVMMFVFDWRMGAACLLAAVISIVAMFSMMGGKNAKILAEYQAALDRITKAGTEYVRGIPVVKIFQQTVYSFKAFQEAIEDYSTKAEHYQADICRTPQSINLTFTEGAFVFLVPAALFLAPGALAAGDFTGFVTNFAFYAVFSAIISTALAKIMFAASGMMLASTALARIDQVMCAPELKVPEQPKSPQSSRVEFEDVSFTYDGAETPALSHVSFTAEPGQTVALVGPSGGGKTTAASLIPRFWDTASGAVKVGGVDVRQIDPHVLMDQIAFVFQHSRLFKASIFENVRAARPDATQEQVRAALMAAQCGDILEKLPQGMDTLIGSEGTYLSGGEQQRIALARAILKDAPIVVLDEATAFADPENEALIQKAFSELTRGRTVIMIAHRLSTVVGADKILVLEEGRIAEQGSHQELTAAGGLYARMWADYNQAVQWKITSEQ
- a CDS encoding TetR/AcrR family transcriptional regulator — protein: MEETSVTTLEKIQEAAMAEFLDKGFQGASLRQIVKNAGVTTGAFYGYFSSKEALFASIVEPHAAALMGKFMAAQTSFAELPEEQQPEHMGVESSGCVHWMVDYICAHREPVKLLLCRAEGTSYEHFVHNMVEAEVEYTQRYMEVLRRLGRDIPVLDKSLCHIIASGMFNGIFEIVVHDMPRDQAMRDVDQLRDFYTAGWLKLMGG